A genomic region of Janthinobacterium lividum contains the following coding sequences:
- a CDS encoding alpha-D-glucose phosphate-specific phosphoglucomutase: protein MAIQIINTAPVAGQRPGTSGLRKKVAVFSQPQYLENFVQSVFDTLGDCRGQTLVLGGDGRFYNRAAIQTVLRMAAAHGYARVLLGQGGILSTPAVSCVIRKHGASGGIILSASHNPGGPDGDFGIKYNIANGGPAPEKVTEAIYACTQGIAEYRISDAADIDLDKPGSVRIEQMTVEVIDPVQDYAELMQQLFDFDAIRALFAGGLRICFDGMHAVSGPYATAILEGMLGAPKGSVINGVPLEDFGGGHPDPNPVNAQELIAIMAAGDGDNEAPDFGAASDGDGDRNMIVGRRFDVTPSDSLAILAANATVAPGYRAGLKGIARSMPTSGAADRVAAALGIPCHETPTGWKFFGTLLDAGLATLCGEESYGTGSNHVREKDGLWAVLFWLNLLAEKKQSVEEIVRAHWAVYGRNYYSRHDYEDIDSAGAQQLMQAVRGQLAALPGQVLDGYTVALADDFSYTDPVDGSLATQQGIRIVMTDGARIVLRLSGTGTEGATLRLYLERYEADVAQHGIPTQEALAGLIAVAEQLAQIRAHTGRDGPTVTT from the coding sequence ATGGCTATTCAAATCATCAACACGGCGCCGGTAGCCGGCCAGCGGCCCGGCACTTCGGGCCTGCGCAAGAAGGTGGCTGTGTTCAGCCAGCCGCAGTATCTGGAAAACTTCGTGCAGAGCGTTTTTGACACGCTGGGCGACTGCCGCGGCCAGACCCTGGTGCTGGGCGGCGACGGGCGCTTTTACAACCGCGCGGCCATCCAGACGGTGCTGCGCATGGCGGCCGCGCACGGCTACGCGCGCGTGCTGCTGGGACAGGGCGGCATCCTGTCGACGCCGGCCGTCAGCTGCGTCATCCGCAAGCATGGCGCCAGCGGCGGCATCATCCTGTCGGCCAGCCATAATCCGGGCGGCCCCGATGGCGATTTCGGCATCAAGTACAACATCGCCAATGGCGGCCCGGCGCCCGAAAAGGTCACCGAGGCCATCTACGCCTGCACGCAAGGCATCGCCGAATACCGCATCAGCGACGCAGCCGACATCGATCTCGACAAACCGGGTTCGGTGCGCATCGAGCAGATGACGGTCGAAGTGATCGATCCGGTTCAAGATTACGCGGAACTGATGCAGCAGCTGTTCGACTTCGACGCCATCCGCGCCCTGTTCGCGGGCGGCTTGCGCATCTGCTTTGACGGCATGCACGCCGTCTCCGGCCCGTATGCGACGGCCATCCTGGAAGGCATGCTGGGCGCGCCGAAGGGCAGCGTCATCAACGGCGTGCCCCTGGAAGACTTTGGCGGCGGCCATCCGGACCCGAATCCCGTCAACGCGCAGGAATTGATTGCCATCATGGCGGCCGGAGATGGTGACAATGAGGCCCCCGACTTCGGCGCCGCCTCGGATGGCGACGGCGACCGCAACATGATCGTTGGCCGGCGCTTCGACGTGACGCCGTCGGACAGCCTGGCGATTTTGGCCGCGAACGCCACCGTGGCGCCCGGCTACCGCGCGGGCTTGAAGGGCATCGCCCGCTCCATGCCCACATCGGGCGCGGCCGACCGGGTCGCCGCCGCACTGGGCATTCCGTGCCACGAGACGCCGACAGGCTGGAAGTTCTTCGGTACCCTGCTCGACGCGGGCCTGGCCACCCTGTGCGGCGAGGAAAGCTACGGCACCGGCTCGAACCACGTGCGCGAAAAGGATGGCCTGTGGGCCGTGCTGTTCTGGCTCAACCTGCTGGCAGAGAAGAAACAATCGGTGGAAGAGATCGTGCGCGCGCACTGGGCCGTCTATGGCCGCAACTATTACTCGCGCCACGATTACGAAGACATCGACAGCGCCGGCGCGCAGCAGTTGATGCAGGCCGTGCGCGGCCAGCTGGCCGCCTTGCCGGGCCAGGTACTCGATGGCTACACGGTGGCGCTGGCCGACGATTTCAGCTACACGGACCCGGTCGACGGCTCCTTGGCGACGCAACAGGGCATCCGCATCGTCATGACGGACGGCGCGCGCATCGTGCTGCGCTTGTCCGGCACGGGTACCGAAGGCGCCACCCTGCGCCTGTACCTGGAGCGCTATGAAGCCGATGTCGCGCAGCACGGCATTCCGACCCAGGAAGCGCTGGCGGGACTGATCGCCGTGGCCGAGCAACTGGCGCAGATCCGCGCGCACACGGGGCGCGATGGGCCGACCGTGACGACGTAA
- a CDS encoding sigma-70 family RNA polymerase sigma factor, whose product MVARYYQELLNFCWRSLRNREAAADLVQESYARVLGEAAVREPRALLYRTARNLLIDNHRRAALRQHEELDALPEAAHPAAPRHLQPDQALESSQDWQACVAAIDALPPRCRDAFVLHVFEELPHAQIAARMGISVSMVEKHIARGMLSCQAQLHSLREAT is encoded by the coding sequence GTGGTTGCACGCTATTACCAAGAACTGTTGAACTTTTGCTGGCGCAGCTTGCGCAACCGCGAAGCTGCTGCCGACCTGGTGCAGGAAAGCTATGCGCGCGTGCTGGGCGAAGCGGCCGTGCGCGAACCGCGCGCGCTGCTGTACCGCACGGCGCGCAATCTGCTGATCGACAATCACCGCCGCGCCGCCCTGCGCCAGCATGAGGAGCTCGACGCCCTGCCCGAGGCCGCGCATCCGGCCGCGCCGCGCCACTTGCAGCCGGACCAGGCGCTCGAAAGCAGCCAGGACTGGCAAGCCTGCGTGGCCGCCATCGACGCCTTGCCGCCCCGCTGCCGCGACGCTTTCGTGTTGCACGTCTTCGAGGAATTGCCGCACGCGCAGATCGCCGCGCGCATGGGCATTTCCGTGAGCATGGTGGAAAAACATATCGCGCGGGGCATGCTCAGTTGCCAGGCGCAGTTGCATTCTTTGCGGGAAGCCACATAA